In the Gorilla gorilla gorilla isolate KB3781 chromosome 10, NHGRI_mGorGor1-v2.1_pri, whole genome shotgun sequence genome, one interval contains:
- the KCNJ8 gene encoding ATP-sensitive inward rectifier potassium channel 8 codes for MLARKSIIPEEYVLARIAAENLRKPRIRDRLPKARFIAKSGACNLAHKNIREQGRFLQDIFTTLVDLKWRHTLVIFTMSFLCSWLLFAIMWWLVAFAHGDIYAYMEKSGMEKSGLESTVCVTNVRSFTSAFLFSIEVQVTIGFGGRMMTEECPLAITVLILQNIVGLIINAVMLGCIFMKTAQAHRRAETLIFSRHAVIAVRNGKLCFMFRVGDLRKSMIISASVRIQVVKKTTTPEGEVVPIHQLDIPVDNPIESNNIFLVAPLIICHVIDKRSPLYDISATDLANQDLEVIVILEGVVETTGITTQARTSYIAEEIQWGHRFVSIVTEEEGVYSVDYSKFGNTVKVAAPRCSARELDEKPSILIQTLQKSELSHQNSLRKRNSMRRNNSMRRNNSIRRNNSSLMVPKVQFMTPEGNQNTSES; via the exons ATGTTGGCCAGAAAGAGTATCATCCCGGAGGAGTATGTGCTGGCGCGCATCGCCGCAGAGAACCTGCGCAAGCCGCGCATCCGAGACCGCCTCCCCAAAGCCCGCTTCATCgccaagagcggggcctgcaacCTGGCGCATAAGAACATCCGTGAGCAAGGACGCTTTCTACAGGACATCTTCACCACCTTGGTGGACCTGAAATGGCGCCACACGCTGGTCATCTTTACCATGTCCTTCCTCTGCAGCTGGCTGCTGTTCGCTATCATGTGGTGGCTGGTGGCCTTTGCCCATGGGGACATCTATGCTTACatggagaaaagtggaatggaGAAAAGTGGTTTGGAGTCCACTGTGTGTGTGACTAATGTCAG GTCTTTCacttctgcttttctcttctcCATTGAAGTTCAAGTTACCATTGGGTTTGGAGGGAGGATGATGACAGAGGAATGCCCTTTGGCCATCACGGTTTTGATTCTCCAGAATATTGTGGGTTTGATCATCAATGCAGTCATGTTAGGCTGCATTTTCATGAAAACAGCTCAGGCTCACAGAAGGGCAGAAACTTTGATTTTCAGCCGCCATGCTGTGATTGCCGTCCGAAATGGCAAGCTGTGCTTCATGTTCCGAGTGGGTGACCTGAGGAAAAGCATGATCATTAGTGCCTCCGTGCGCATCCAGGTGGTCAAGAAAACAACTACACCTGAAGGGGAGGTGGTTCCTATTCACCAACTGGACATTCCTGTTGATAACCCAATCGAGAGCAATAACATTTTTCTGGTGGCCCCTTTGATCATCTGCCACGTGATTGACAAGCGCAGCCCCCTGTATGACATCTCAGCAACTGACCTGGCCAACCAAGACTTGGAGGTCATAGTTATTCTGGAAGGAGTGGTTGAAACTACTGGCATCACCACACAAGCACGAACCTCCTACATCGCTGAGGAGATCCAATGGGGCCACCGCTTTGTGTCCATTGTGACTGAGGAAGAAGGAGTGTATTCTGTGGATTACTCCAAATTTGGCAACACTGTTAAAGTAGCTGCTCCACGGTGCAGTGCCCGAGAGCTGGATGAGAAACCTTCCATCCTTATTCAGACCCTCCAAAAGAGTGAACTGTCTCATCAAAATTCTCTGAGGAAGCGCAACTCCATGAGAAGAAACAATTCCATGAGGAGGAACAATTCTATCCGAAGGAACAATTCTTCCCTCATGGTACCAAAGGTGCAATTTATGACTCCAGAAGGAAATCAAAACACATCGGAATCATGA